A stretch of Anaeromyxobacter dehalogenans 2CP-1 DNA encodes these proteins:
- a CDS encoding FKBP-type peptidyl-prolyl cis-trans isomerase, with protein MAKPKIEELVKGKGPEAVRGKTVEVHYTGWLLDGKQFDSSVGGSPFSFRLGAGEVIEGWDRGVAGMKVGGKRKLTLPPELAYGARGAPPEIPPGATLVFEVELLSVY; from the coding sequence ATGGCCAAGCCGAAGATCGAGGAGCTGGTGAAGGGGAAGGGCCCGGAGGCGGTCCGGGGCAAGACGGTCGAGGTCCACTACACGGGCTGGCTCCTCGACGGGAAGCAGTTCGACTCGTCGGTGGGCGGCAGCCCGTTCTCCTTCCGGCTCGGCGCCGGCGAGGTGATCGAGGGCTGGGACCGCGGCGTCGCCGGGATGAAGGTCGGCGGGAAGCGGAAGCTGACGCTGCCGCCGGAGCTGGCCTACGGGGCGCGCGGCGCGCCCCCGGAGATCCCGCCCGGCGCCACGCTGGTGTTCGAGGTGGAGCTGCTCTCGGTTTACTGA
- a CDS encoding SIMPL domain-containing protein, whose amino-acid sequence MFRTLALATALALAPTAPGAQPVPAGPAPAPAPAPRVIAVSGEGHVSVRPDVAVLFAGVTATGKDLRRVTADTDAQLRRILDALARAGVAEKDVQTARHDVSVDRDWNVKGGGPGPITGYTVTDELRVKVRDLAALGTVIERVLAVGTNTLRSLAFEKEDPTPEQARALAAACATARFKAEAIARAAGVTLGEVLTVSEGGEVRPFPVMRDARVMSMKAEAAPVAAGEVEVAATVSVTFAIR is encoded by the coding sequence ATGTTCCGCACCCTGGCCCTCGCCACCGCCCTCGCCCTCGCCCCCACCGCGCCGGGCGCCCAGCCCGTCCCGGCCGGCCCGGCGCCCGCGCCCGCCCCGGCGCCGCGCGTCATCGCCGTCTCGGGCGAGGGGCACGTGTCGGTGCGCCCGGACGTCGCGGTGCTGTTCGCCGGCGTCACCGCCACCGGCAAGGACCTCCGGCGCGTCACCGCCGACACCGACGCCCAGCTCCGCCGCATCCTCGACGCCCTGGCCCGCGCCGGCGTCGCCGAGAAGGACGTGCAGACCGCGCGCCACGACGTCTCGGTGGACCGCGACTGGAACGTGAAGGGCGGCGGCCCCGGGCCCATCACCGGCTACACGGTGACGGACGAGCTGCGCGTGAAGGTCCGCGACCTCGCCGCCCTCGGCACGGTCATCGAGCGCGTGCTCGCGGTCGGCACGAACACGCTGCGGTCGCTCGCGTTCGAGAAGGAGGATCCCACGCCGGAGCAGGCCCGCGCGCTCGCCGCCGCCTGCGCCACCGCGCGCTTCAAGGCCGAGGCCATCGCCCGCGCCGCCGGCGTGACGCTGGGCGAGGTGCTGACCGTCTCCGAGGGCGGCGAGGTCCGCCCGTTCCCGGTGATGCGCGACGCGCGCGTGATGTCCATGAAGGCGGAGGCCGCGCCGGTGGCCGCGGGCGAGGTCGAGGTGGCCGCGACGGTGAGCGTCACCTTCGCCATCCGCTGA
- the leuB gene encoding 3-isopropylmalate dehydrogenase — protein MNAKIVVLPGDGIGPEVTAEAVRVLEAVARRGGHTLSFTERLMGGCSIDAHGTALTPEVLADCQAADAVLLGAVGGPKWDDPRARVRPEQGLLGLRKGLGVFANLRPVRVHPSLLDSSPLRPEKLRGVDIMVIRELTGGLYFGQPKGRDVKDGHARAVDTLEYQDFEVRRVVELAFRIAKGRKKKVTSVDKANVLESSRLWREIATAIGQANPDVALDHMLVDTAAMRLVTSPATLDVVVTENMFGDILTDEASVLAGSMGMLPSASIGEKGPGLYEPIHGSAPDIAGKGIANPVGTVLSAALLLRHSLGLEPEAAAIERAVDQAITDGCRTADLGGKLSTRAMADEILKRLA, from the coding sequence GTGAACGCGAAGATCGTGGTGCTGCCGGGCGACGGGATCGGGCCGGAGGTGACGGCCGAGGCGGTGCGGGTGCTGGAGGCGGTGGCGCGCCGGGGAGGGCACACGCTCTCGTTCACCGAGCGGCTGATGGGCGGGTGCTCCATCGACGCGCACGGGACCGCGCTCACGCCCGAGGTGCTCGCCGACTGCCAGGCGGCCGACGCGGTGCTGCTCGGCGCCGTGGGCGGGCCGAAGTGGGACGACCCGCGCGCCAGGGTGCGCCCGGAGCAGGGGCTGCTCGGCCTGCGCAAGGGCCTGGGCGTCTTCGCGAACCTGCGCCCGGTGCGCGTGCACCCGAGCCTGCTCGACTCCTCCCCGCTCCGCCCGGAGAAGCTCCGCGGCGTGGACATCATGGTGATCCGCGAGCTGACCGGCGGCCTCTACTTCGGCCAGCCCAAGGGGCGCGACGTGAAGGACGGGCACGCGCGCGCGGTGGACACGCTCGAGTACCAGGACTTCGAGGTGCGCCGGGTGGTGGAGCTCGCGTTCCGCATCGCCAAGGGGCGGAAGAAGAAGGTCACGAGCGTGGACAAGGCGAACGTGCTCGAGTCCTCGCGGCTCTGGCGCGAGATCGCGACCGCCATCGGGCAGGCGAACCCCGACGTGGCGCTCGATCACATGCTGGTGGACACCGCCGCCATGCGGCTCGTCACCAGCCCGGCCACGCTCGACGTGGTCGTCACCGAGAACATGTTCGGCGACATCCTCACCGACGAGGCCTCGGTGCTGGCCGGCTCGATGGGCATGCTCCCGTCCGCCTCCATCGGCGAGAAGGGGCCGGGCCTCTACGAGCCCATCCACGGCTCCGCCCCGGACATCGCCGGCAAGGGCATCGCGAACCCGGTGGGCACCGTGCTCTCCGCCGCGCTGCTGCTCCGCCACTCGCTCGGCCTCGAGCCGGAGGCGGCCGCCATCGAGCGCGCCGTGGACCAGGCCATCACCGACGGCTGCCGCACCGCCGACCTGGGCGGGAAGCTCTCCACCCGCGCCATGGCCGACGAGATCCTGAAGCGGCTCGCCTAG
- a CDS encoding fumarate hydratase, producing the protein MATPAFHYQDPFPVSKDATKYRLLTSEGVSVGTFEGKEILKVEPAALTRLAREAMREVSFFLRPEHNEQVAKILADPEASQNDKGVAIAFLKNAEIAARGELPICQDTGTATIVAKKGQQVWTGVKDEQYLSEGVYLTYTGENLRYSQTSALDMYREVNTGTNLPAQIDVLATEGAEYKFLFVAKGGGSANKTMLFQETKALLTPEKLEKFLVDKMKYLGTAACPPYHIAVVVGGTSAETCLKTVKLASTKYYDGLPTEGNEHGQAFRDVALEQRLLEAANKLGIGAQFGGKYFAHDIRVVRLPRHGASCPVGMAVSCSADRNVKAKINREGLWIEELDHAPGRLIPLELKKGKHEHGVKVDLNKPMKEILAELTKYPVSTPLLLTGTLVVARDIAHAKFKELIDQGKGVPEYLKHHPVYYAGPAKTPKGKPSGSFGPTTAGRMDSYVDLLQSHGASMVMIAKGNRSQQVTDACKKHGGFYLGSIGGPAAVLAEENIKKVECIDFAELGMEAVWKIEVENFPAFILVDDKGNDFFKKLGM; encoded by the coding sequence ATGGCGACTCCCGCGTTCCACTACCAGGACCCGTTCCCCGTCTCGAAGGACGCGACCAAGTACCGGCTCCTCACCAGCGAGGGCGTGTCGGTCGGGACGTTCGAGGGCAAGGAGATCCTGAAGGTCGAGCCGGCGGCGCTCACCCGCCTCGCGCGCGAGGCGATGCGCGAGGTGTCGTTCTTCCTCCGCCCCGAGCACAACGAGCAGGTCGCGAAGATCCTGGCAGACCCCGAGGCGTCGCAGAACGACAAGGGCGTCGCCATCGCGTTCCTCAAGAACGCCGAGATCGCGGCCCGCGGCGAGCTGCCCATCTGCCAGGACACCGGCACCGCCACCATCGTGGCGAAGAAGGGCCAGCAGGTCTGGACCGGCGTGAAGGACGAGCAGTACCTGTCGGAGGGCGTGTACCTCACCTACACCGGCGAGAACCTCCGCTACTCCCAGACCTCCGCGCTCGACATGTACCGCGAGGTGAACACCGGCACGAACCTGCCGGCGCAGATCGACGTCCTCGCGACCGAGGGCGCCGAGTACAAGTTCCTGTTCGTGGCGAAGGGCGGCGGGTCGGCCAACAAGACCATGCTGTTCCAGGAGACCAAGGCGCTCCTCACGCCGGAGAAGCTCGAGAAGTTCCTGGTCGACAAGATGAAGTACCTCGGCACCGCCGCCTGCCCGCCGTACCACATCGCGGTGGTGGTGGGCGGCACGAGCGCCGAGACCTGCCTGAAGACGGTGAAGCTCGCCTCGACGAAGTACTACGACGGCCTCCCCACCGAGGGGAACGAGCACGGCCAGGCGTTCCGCGACGTCGCGCTGGAGCAGCGGCTGCTCGAGGCGGCCAACAAGCTCGGCATCGGCGCGCAGTTCGGCGGCAAGTACTTCGCGCACGACATCCGCGTGGTGCGGCTGCCGCGCCACGGCGCCTCCTGCCCGGTCGGCATGGCGGTGTCCTGCTCGGCCGACCGCAACGTGAAGGCGAAGATCAACAGGGAAGGGCTCTGGATCGAGGAGCTCGACCACGCGCCGGGCCGCCTCATCCCGCTCGAGCTGAAGAAGGGCAAGCACGAGCACGGCGTGAAGGTGGACCTCAACAAGCCCATGAAGGAGATCCTGGCCGAGCTGACGAAGTACCCGGTCTCGACCCCGCTGCTCCTCACCGGCACGCTGGTGGTGGCCCGCGACATCGCGCACGCGAAGTTCAAGGAGCTGATCGACCAGGGCAAGGGCGTGCCCGAGTACCTGAAGCACCACCCGGTGTACTACGCCGGCCCGGCCAAGACGCCGAAGGGCAAGCCGTCCGGCTCGTTCGGCCCCACCACCGCCGGCCGCATGGACTCGTACGTGGACCTGCTGCAGTCGCACGGCGCGTCGATGGTGATGATCGCGAAGGGCAACCGCAGCCAGCAGGTGACCGACGCGTGCAAGAAGCACGGCGGCTTCTACCTGGGCTCGATCGGCGGCCCGGCCGCGGTGCTGGCCGAGGAGAACATCAAGAAGGTGGAGTGCATCGACTTCGCCGAGCTCGGCATGGAAGCCGTCTGGAAGATCGAGGTCGAGAACTTCCCCGCGTTCATCCTGGTGGACGACAAGGGCAACGACTTCTTCAAGAAGCTGGGGATGTAG
- the cimA gene encoding citramalate synthase, whose product MIQIYDTTLRDGTQREGISLSCEDKLRIARRLDELGVTFIEGGWPGSNPKDAEFFERARDLPWKHAKIAAFGSTCRVGGGPEDDANIRALLDAGTPACTVVGKTWTLHVTEVLRTTFDENLRIIEKSLAYLRAQGRRVIYDAEHFFDGWRADPGYALETLRAAVRGGAETLVLCDTNGGSLPWQIGETVAKVQAALGHPLGVHCHNDSECAVANSLAAVHAGAVQVQGTVNGYGERCGNANLCSIIPALELKLDVRCLPDGKLSELYEVAHFVAEVANLAPDEHLAYVGRSAFAHKGGIHVAAMRRSATSYQHVDPERVGNTMRVVVSELSGRGNLLSKAEEYGIAPDSIADVGAVLNEIKALEARGFAFEAAEASVAMLMRRQQPGHRAPFELVDFLVNVEHRTGRGIFSEAMVKVRVGEEVLHTAAEGDGPVDALTAALQKALAGHYPQVKELHLSDYKVRILDGQHGTAAVTRVLIDMQKGPRRWSTVGASQNIIEASWIALVDAVEYGLALA is encoded by the coding sequence ATGATCCAGATCTACGACACCACGCTGCGGGACGGCACCCAGCGCGAGGGCATCTCGCTCTCCTGCGAGGACAAGCTCCGGATCGCGCGCCGGCTCGACGAGCTCGGGGTGACGTTCATCGAGGGCGGGTGGCCCGGATCGAACCCCAAGGACGCCGAGTTCTTCGAGCGCGCCCGCGACCTGCCCTGGAAGCACGCGAAGATCGCCGCGTTCGGCTCGACCTGCCGCGTGGGCGGCGGGCCCGAGGACGACGCGAACATCCGCGCGCTCCTCGACGCCGGCACGCCCGCCTGCACGGTGGTGGGCAAGACCTGGACGCTGCACGTCACCGAGGTGCTGCGCACCACCTTCGACGAGAACCTCCGCATCATCGAGAAGAGCCTCGCGTACCTGCGCGCGCAGGGGCGGCGGGTGATCTACGACGCCGAGCACTTCTTCGACGGCTGGCGCGCCGACCCGGGCTACGCGCTCGAGACGCTCCGGGCGGCGGTGCGCGGCGGCGCCGAGACGCTGGTGCTCTGCGACACGAACGGCGGCTCGCTGCCCTGGCAGATCGGCGAGACGGTCGCGAAGGTGCAGGCCGCGCTCGGCCACCCGCTCGGCGTCCACTGCCACAATGACTCCGAGTGCGCGGTGGCGAACTCGCTCGCGGCGGTGCACGCCGGGGCGGTGCAGGTGCAGGGCACCGTCAACGGCTACGGCGAGCGCTGCGGCAACGCGAACCTCTGCTCGATCATCCCCGCCCTGGAGCTGAAGCTGGACGTGCGCTGCCTCCCCGACGGCAAGCTCTCCGAGCTGTACGAGGTCGCGCACTTCGTGGCCGAGGTGGCGAACCTCGCGCCGGACGAGCACCTCGCCTACGTGGGCCGGTCCGCGTTCGCGCACAAGGGCGGCATCCACGTCGCGGCGATGCGGCGCAGCGCCACCAGCTACCAGCACGTGGACCCGGAGCGGGTCGGCAACACGATGCGCGTGGTGGTGAGCGAGCTGTCCGGCCGCGGGAACCTGCTCTCCAAGGCGGAGGAGTACGGCATCGCGCCGGACTCGATCGCCGACGTGGGCGCGGTGCTGAACGAGATCAAGGCGCTCGAGGCGAGGGGCTTCGCGTTCGAGGCGGCCGAGGCCTCGGTGGCGATGCTGATGCGCCGCCAGCAGCCGGGCCACCGCGCGCCGTTCGAGCTGGTGGACTTCCTCGTCAACGTGGAGCACCGCACCGGCCGCGGCATCTTCTCGGAGGCCATGGTGAAGGTGCGGGTCGGCGAGGAGGTGCTGCACACCGCCGCCGAGGGCGACGGCCCGGTGGACGCGCTCACCGCGGCGCTGCAGAAGGCGCTGGCGGGGCACTACCCGCAGGTCAAGGAGCTGCACCTGTCGGACTACAAGGTCCGCATCCTCGACGGGCAGCACGGCACCGCGGCGGTCACGCGGGTGCTCATCGACATGCAGAAGGGGCCGCGGCGCTGGAGCACGGTGGGCGCGAGCCAGAACATCATCGAGGCGAGCTGGATCGCGCTGGTGGACGCGGTCGAGTACGGGCTCGCCCTCGCCTAG
- a CDS encoding aldo/keto reductase, whose translation MPPLTRRDFLRAALAATVLPAAGCGGGARMGDGRGGGADEVPRRALGRTGETVSIVGLGGFHLAVPASEQESLRILRTAVDGGITFLDNCWDYHDGESERRMGKALRDGYRDRVFLMTKVDGRTKASATQQLEESLRRLETDHVDLLQLHEVIRDDDPGRTFAPGGAAEALLEARRAGKARFLGFTGHKSPDIHLAMLAAAGAHGFRFDTVQMPLNVLDAHFRSFEHRVLPALLEQGIAPLGMKPMADARIVQRNIASAEECLRYAMSLPVATVITGCDALERVEQALRVARGFRPLAEADVSALLARTAPAAASGADERYKTTDGYDATTHNPSWLG comes from the coding sequence ATGCCGCCGCTGACCCGCCGGGACTTCCTCCGCGCCGCGCTCGCCGCGACCGTGCTCCCGGCCGCCGGCTGCGGCGGGGGCGCGCGCATGGGCGACGGGCGGGGAGGGGGCGCGGACGAGGTCCCGCGGCGGGCGCTGGGCCGCACCGGCGAGACGGTGTCGATCGTCGGGCTGGGCGGCTTCCACCTGGCGGTGCCGGCCTCCGAGCAGGAGAGCCTCCGCATCCTCCGCACCGCGGTGGACGGCGGCATCACGTTCCTCGACAACTGCTGGGACTACCACGACGGCGAGAGCGAGCGCCGGATGGGCAAGGCGCTCCGCGACGGCTACCGCGACCGCGTGTTCCTGATGACGAAGGTGGACGGGCGGACGAAGGCGTCGGCGACGCAGCAGCTCGAGGAGTCGCTCCGCCGGCTCGAGACCGATCACGTGGACCTGCTGCAGCTCCACGAGGTGATCCGCGACGACGACCCGGGCCGGACGTTCGCGCCCGGGGGCGCCGCCGAGGCGCTGCTGGAGGCGCGCCGGGCCGGGAAGGCGCGCTTCCTCGGCTTCACCGGCCACAAGTCGCCCGACATCCACCTCGCCATGCTCGCGGCCGCCGGGGCGCACGGCTTCCGCTTCGACACCGTGCAGATGCCGCTCAACGTGCTCGACGCCCACTTCCGCAGCTTCGAGCACCGCGTGCTGCCGGCGCTCCTGGAGCAGGGCATCGCGCCGCTCGGCATGAAGCCGATGGCGGACGCGCGCATCGTCCAGCGGAACATCGCCTCGGCCGAGGAGTGCCTGCGCTACGCCATGAGCCTGCCGGTCGCGACCGTGATCACCGGCTGCGACGCGCTCGAGCGCGTGGAGCAGGCGCTGCGGGTCGCGCGGGGCTTCCGGCCGCTCGCCGAGGCGGACGTGAGCGCGCTCCTCGCCCGCACCGCGCCGGCGGCCGCGAGCGGCGCGGACGAGCGGTACAAGACGACCGACGGGTACGACGCCACCACCCACAACCCGAGCTGGCTGGGGTGA
- a CDS encoding ferritin-like domain-containing protein yields MTTTIDYSSLSLQDALDLAIGIEQEAQGRYEEFTKLVGGRYAGDASDMFRMMASYEARHRTELAERRAKLFGAAPAHVSPDAVEDVEAPDVTAPRVFMSARQAMEVALASEEKAYDFFTAALEQVRDPEVRKLFTELQGEELKHQRLVREKMEKLPRGPDLEEEDADEPGSDAG; encoded by the coding sequence GTGACCACGACCATCGACTATTCCAGCCTGAGCCTGCAGGACGCGCTCGACCTCGCCATCGGCATCGAGCAGGAGGCGCAGGGCCGGTACGAGGAGTTCACGAAGCTGGTGGGCGGCCGGTACGCCGGCGACGCGTCCGACATGTTCCGCATGATGGCGAGCTACGAGGCCCGGCACCGCACCGAGCTGGCCGAGCGGCGCGCGAAGCTGTTCGGCGCCGCGCCGGCGCACGTCTCCCCGGACGCCGTCGAGGACGTCGAGGCGCCCGACGTCACCGCGCCGCGCGTGTTCATGTCGGCGCGCCAGGCCATGGAGGTGGCGCTCGCCTCCGAGGAGAAGGCGTACGACTTCTTCACGGCCGCGCTCGAGCAGGTGCGCGATCCCGAGGTGCGCAAGCTCTTCACCGAGCTGCAGGGCGAGGAGCTGAAGCACCAGCGGCTGGTGCGCGAGAAGATGGAGAAGCTGCCGCGCGGGCCGGACCTCGAGGAGGAGGACGCGGACGAGCCCGGCTCCGACGCCGGGTAG
- a CDS encoding acyltransferase family protein, which produces MPAGPRGPLPALDGLRGLAIGGVLACHLLNAWPGAGAWERRAVAALGLGWTGVDLFFVLSGFLITGGLVDTLGQRGWWRGFLVRRALRIFPLYYLALAVFAVAGPALGLVDQWTFGRWGWWYWGYLGNWAYAARQVIPALSHFWSLAVEEQFYLAWPLVVLLARGRALAAVSAALVCAGPALRWLIVDSGLPVGSAYRLTPGRVDALAMGALVAVVARAPGGAGLLRRAWWPAAAVGAAGFAALGLPHGFDMHARPLEIWSHLWLALAFGGLVAGAVATEGTAHPLRRALSAAPLRALGRYSYGLYVVHYLVHVGALGALRARPWGTALLASRAGYAAYAVTALAASLLIAWASFHLVEQRFLALKDRLAPRRAAA; this is translated from the coding sequence ATGCCGGCCGGCCCACGCGGCCCGCTCCCCGCGCTGGACGGGCTGCGCGGGCTGGCCATCGGCGGCGTCCTCGCCTGCCACCTGCTCAACGCCTGGCCCGGCGCCGGCGCCTGGGAGCGCCGCGCGGTGGCGGCGCTCGGGCTGGGCTGGACCGGCGTGGACCTGTTCTTCGTCCTCTCCGGCTTCCTCATCACCGGCGGCCTGGTGGACACGCTCGGCCAGCGCGGCTGGTGGCGCGGCTTCCTGGTCCGGCGGGCGCTCCGGATCTTCCCGCTCTACTACCTCGCGCTCGCGGTGTTCGCGGTGGCGGGGCCGGCGCTCGGGCTGGTGGACCAGTGGACGTTCGGCCGGTGGGGCTGGTGGTACTGGGGCTACCTCGGCAACTGGGCCTACGCGGCGCGCCAGGTCATCCCGGCGCTCTCGCACTTCTGGTCGCTCGCGGTCGAGGAGCAGTTCTACCTGGCCTGGCCGCTGGTGGTGCTGCTCGCGCGCGGGCGGGCGCTCGCCGCGGTCTCGGCCGCGCTGGTCTGTGCCGGGCCGGCGCTGCGCTGGCTCATCGTGGACTCGGGGCTGCCGGTGGGGAGCGCCTACCGGCTCACGCCGGGCCGGGTGGACGCGCTCGCCATGGGCGCGCTCGTCGCGGTGGTGGCGCGCGCGCCGGGCGGCGCCGGGCTGCTGCGGCGCGCCTGGTGGCCGGCGGCGGCGGTCGGGGCGGCCGGGTTCGCCGCGCTCGGGCTGCCGCACGGGTTCGACATGCACGCGCGGCCGCTCGAGATCTGGAGCCACCTCTGGCTGGCGCTGGCGTTTGGCGGGCTGGTGGCGGGCGCGGTCGCGACGGAGGGGACCGCCCACCCGCTCCGGCGCGCGCTGTCCGCGGCGCCGCTCCGGGCGCTCGGCCGCTACAGCTACGGCCTGTACGTCGTGCACTACCTCGTCCACGTGGGCGCGCTCGGCGCGCTGCGGGCGCGACCCTGGGGCACGGCGCTGCTCGCCTCGCGCGCGGGCTACGCCGCCTACGCGGTGACCGCGCTGGCGGCCTCGCTCCTGATCGCCTGGGCGAGCTTCCACCTGGTGGAGCAGCGCTTCCTCGCGCTCAAGGACCGCCTCGCGCCGCGGCGCGCCGCGGCGTAG
- a CDS encoding lysophospholipid acyltransferase family protein, with translation MRRLLATALTYALAGAVVAVSFPLALGLFLLTAPFDRRRMAVSELLRWLGEVLLRHAPLWPARIEGSLPPPPATFVVVPNHQSIVDAIAVACLPRNMKWLGKVEAFRLPWLGWAFHLAGYVPVKRGDRASGAAALAAMRRWLEAGVPVGLFAEGHRTRDGLLQPFHAGPFRLAVDLGVPIVPVAISGAWRAMPPDRAAIRPATIQVRILPPVPTVGRTPADVDALREEVRGRIAAALAELEAPAAPPRAAPATPAPGSR, from the coding sequence GTGCGCCGCCTGCTCGCCACCGCCCTCACCTACGCGCTCGCCGGGGCGGTGGTGGCCGTGTCCTTCCCGCTCGCGCTCGGCCTGTTCCTGCTCACCGCGCCGTTCGACCGGCGGCGGATGGCGGTGAGCGAGCTGCTCCGCTGGCTGGGCGAGGTGCTGCTGCGCCACGCGCCGCTCTGGCCGGCGCGCATCGAGGGGTCGCTCCCGCCGCCGCCCGCCACGTTCGTGGTCGTGCCGAACCACCAGTCCATCGTGGACGCGATCGCGGTCGCGTGCCTGCCCCGCAACATGAAGTGGCTCGGCAAGGTGGAGGCATTCCGGCTGCCCTGGCTCGGCTGGGCGTTCCACCTCGCCGGCTACGTGCCGGTGAAGCGCGGCGATCGCGCCAGCGGCGCGGCGGCGCTGGCGGCGATGCGGCGCTGGCTGGAGGCGGGGGTGCCGGTGGGCCTGTTCGCCGAGGGGCACCGCACCCGCGACGGCCTGCTCCAGCCGTTCCACGCCGGACCGTTCCGCCTGGCCGTGGACCTGGGCGTGCCCATCGTGCCGGTGGCGATCTCCGGCGCCTGGCGCGCCATGCCGCCGGACCGCGCGGCCATCCGGCCCGCCACCATCCAGGTGCGGATCCTGCCGCCGGTGCCGACCGTGGGCCGGACGCCGGCCGACGTGGATGCGCTCCGCGAGGAGGTGCGCGGCCGGATCGCGGCGGCGCTGGCGGAGCTGGAGGCCCCCGCCGCGCCGCCGCGGGCCGCGCCGGCTACGCCTGCTCCAGGATCGCGGTGA
- a CDS encoding ribonuclease H family protein, with product MSQARFIAFSDGSALVNPGGPGGTGFVVLDRARPAYRFGGTRWVEDGPNAVTNNRMELRAVLEALEGLPGGEQVEVISDSRYVVDALSRWIHGWRKKGWRTASGEPVLNRDLIEALDARASALTVRYTWVRGHDGHAVNEVVDQLAQAAARGVAGPGEAEVVAALRAEAFLAGGSAAPRSSRA from the coding sequence ATGTCCCAGGCCCGCTTCATCGCCTTCTCCGACGGCTCGGCGCTCGTGAACCCCGGCGGCCCGGGCGGCACCGGCTTCGTGGTGCTCGACCGCGCCCGCCCGGCCTACCGGTTCGGCGGCACGCGCTGGGTCGAGGACGGGCCGAACGCCGTCACCAACAACCGCATGGAGCTGCGGGCGGTGCTGGAGGCGCTGGAGGGGCTCCCGGGCGGCGAGCAGGTCGAGGTGATCTCCGACTCGCGCTACGTGGTGGACGCGCTCTCCCGGTGGATCCACGGCTGGCGCAAGAAGGGCTGGCGCACCGCGAGCGGCGAGCCGGTGCTGAACCGGGACCTCATCGAGGCGCTCGACGCGCGCGCCAGCGCGCTGACCGTCCGCTACACCTGGGTGCGCGGGCACGACGGGCACGCGGTGAACGAGGTGGTGGACCAGCTCGCGCAGGCGGCCGCGCGCGGCGTGGCCGGTCCGGGCGAGGCCGAGGTCGTGGCGGCGCTGCGGGCGGAGGCGTTCCTGGCCGGCGGCTCGGCGGCGCCCCGCTCCTCGCGCGCCTGA